The genomic interval ACTTTTTTGAGCCAGGACTCTGGCAATGATCAGGAATGGGGACAGGTCCTGACATGCTCTacagttttgctttgtttttttttttttaaagggtgggaggttttttttacaGAGTGTACAATTTTTGGAGCCAAAAACCTCCATGATATTGTAATTAGAATTGGTATCCACAAAATGGGAGCTCACATGCAAAGGAAACAACTCCTGCAACACAAGTAACAGATGAGAACCCACTTCATAAAAATGGAAACCCTTCCAGTCTATTTGCTCTGCAACTAGAACTCTTCTCTTTTCACGTGTGATATCCCTGTCACCATCCCAGTTTAATGGATCATGAGAGCTTCCAACTATCCACTACAAAAAGGTGGATACCTGTGTTTAAACCTGAATAAAAATGGCTTTGATGTACCTCAGTTGCAGAAAGTAGTGTCAGACTCCCTGGCTTGTGCTACTGAGTTCCATCACTAAATTAGGTAAGTCTTATCCCAAATGTTGGCTTGTTTCCACCAGCCTGCACTGCTTAAGAAACGGGAAGCACTGAGATAAGAGGCAGCTCTTTTCTACCTACTTAAGGAAATTAACATGTCCCCCCAATAAATCTCTCCTCCTTTCAAGAGTCACTCAAAGCAAGGCGGATAGGTTAAAAAATGCTCTTCTAATAACTTCAAAATCAACAGTTCAAGCTTTATCCTCAAACACCCAAGATAAAAGTGCTtagaaaaggaattattttaacaaacacactTTTCTATCTTACAAGTTTCTACATCAGCAGAACACAAAGAAAACTTTGTACAGTGCAAAGGAAACACGAGGTCAGCCTGGGATACCAAGGTTAAACAAATCATTGATTTCTATAGCACACAGGTATTCTGGGCTTGTCTGGCAGgggagatccagcaggcagctgcccCTCTGCATTTTAAGCACCATCCCCAGCCACACAACACACTCACAACTTGTTGTCAGCAGTCTTCAAAATCCTGGAGCTCAAAAGCATTTCCAGATAGTGATTTAGGTAGGTATAGGCACATCATAGCACCACATCCCAGCTTCACAAGGGTACATCCCCTCACTGCCTTggctcctgcactgctgcttcCCACAATTCCTTCACGGCCTCTCACCACACTCCCACCAGTTACTCTCTGCAGCTGAGCTCTGCAATCCCAAATCATTGTGTAAGTGACCACATTTGTGGTCACGGGGAGCCCTTGCTCTACCTCCATTAGGCATAGCTCTGCAGCCCTAGGGAATCCAGCAGCAACAATTTCGTGTTCTTGCATGGCCAAAAGATAAAgccatttaaacaaaaataaaaatcacacttGTATAGTGAAGTTAATCAGGCAAAATGTTCTGCTCACTGTACCCTGTTCCCAAATGTCCGgacctgcatttttcttttgtaaatctTCACACCACAGGTATAGAGATGAGACACATCAGAGCTGTAAGACCATCAGAGAGCTTCAGACACGCTGGAGATTAAAGTGGATAATACTCATCTGAGATTTCAGATAGCTAATATTccccagcagtgctcacaccATTTTTGGAACCATCCACTGTAGCCTTAATATCTAAGAAGGGGAATCTGGGATTTTATATATATGCCATGTATCCTGATTTTCTTCGaagcaatataaaaatatctgaaacagcttctttaaaatatgtatCCTAGCTGTTCTATTTGTTCCCTCTGTTTTAAGGTCCCAGGTATTCCTATTTCTGAAAAATTGGCCTGGTCTTCTTGTTCTCCAGCAAGAAATATCTCTGACCTTGACGGCCCCCTCTGCGATGACAAAGTGTATCATGTTTGTGCTTGTTCAGTCTCCAGCCCCTGTGATACAGCTGCCAAAGGAGGTGCCAAGTGTCACGGTATTTCCTTTCTGCCAAGTGCTGCCAGCTTGGCTGGAACCACGCTGGCAATGGCCAGAGGATTGCTAGAACCTGGCCCACAGAAGAGTTTCAATTTTAGCAGATCCATCCAGGAGCATATTATAAACCAGCAGCTTAAAGTCTAGCTGACTAATTAGGTCCCCAGCTTAGAATattgattttggttttaaatgcttcttttttgtcttctctcCAATTCCATAGACTGTCTCACTCTAGGCTTAAGTGGCAGACGAAGACGCTCTAACACCAACTGCCCCTTGACTCCCAGCATGCTTGAAATATATTAGACAATATTATAAATATTATAAACACTCTAAAAGATTATTTTCAGCCTTTCAGCTTAAAACAACATCAATCCTGGCCCCAGCTCTAGGAAACACAAATAAACGTTGGCAAACTCTGCTCCGAACTTTTTACACTGTACGACGCCCATCGGCATCGCAGCGAAGGCAAAGAAAGGACACACATTTGGAAGAGCTTTGATCCGCCTTTCCCTGATCCCGAGTGCCGTGCTTGACTCGCAGGGTAACATTGCCACCCGGCGGGCAGAGGCTCCCGGGCCGGGCTCGGAGCTCTGGGAGGCTCGGAGGAGCTGAGGAGCCGCTCCGGAGCCCCCGGCGTTGTTCCAGCACCCGCATGCCCGTCCCTGCCGCGGCTCAAACCCCGCCTTCGGGGCAGGAGGCTGCCGAACGCTGCGGGATCGTGGCGGAAGCCTGGCGGAGGAGCGGCGGGGAAGGGGAGCTGAGGGACAGCCGAGGCGCACACCGGGTACAGCAGAGGTGTCCCGGTGTCCCTCCCTGCCCGGAGCCCCCTTCTCCACTGGCGGAAACACCGTGCAGCATGCACGGACCTGCAGGGAGGCACCCGGGCTGCGGGAAGCGCTGGAGCACGCAGCCAGCACTCGGCAGCACTTCGGTAACAGGCCTGGGATCCTGGGCTGGCCGAGGACCCGGCCGTGTCACACCGCATCCGTGAGCGAACAGCGCACAGGAACCTCGGAGACTCCCCACAGCAGTGCGAAAACTGAGGGCCACGTAGAGCTTGTTATTCCTTGCGAGGGGACAGTCAGGGAAAGCAGGccactcctcttcctcctttacCAAAAGCTGGCTGCGAAACCTGTTCCACAAATCAGTCTGCTTACAGTATGGGACAGGGTTATCCCCGCAAGAAATCAAGGGAGCACAGTCATGAAACGTTTAAAGCAACAACCTTTACAGTTGAAGCCAAAAggaattcatttatttttaaatataaaaatccaacaacaaaatgcttcagagattaggaaaaaaaatccatttgtttGCCATCTCAAAATTATATGGAAATAGGCCCTAGGAATAAGTGAACTAGAATGAACCAGACGATTTTCAAGGCTTTATGAATAACGACAAAAGGGACAAAATTATAATACCCAGCACTTAAATGCTACAGAAGCTTTCGCATGAAACCTGCAGGGCAGAAGAAAAGGCTATGCCAAGAATTTTGCACGGAACACCACCAGCAGAAAGAGGATGTCAGATGTTGCCCTGGTGTTGGTCTCTCACCCAGCTCTCTTGCATATAACTCCTCATATCTACTGACCTCAATTCTTTCTGTGATCTTATGTGTGATGATGTAATATTCCTATAGCAACCACAGTCATCAGTGCAATTTTCCtggtgaaaaataaaacagcaaggGAGAAATCAGGCTGCTGTTTAGAATGACTTCATACACAACCAAAAGTGTGGCTTTGGTCCTATAGTTCCTGCATCCAGTATTTTAAGTAAATTTGCTTTCAAGTACTGGGCTATTTCTATTCAGGAAGAAGGCAAAATTTTCCCTTACTCTAAGTTTAAAAACTCAGAGGGCAAAACAGTATCGGGAATATCATCAGCTTTGAGTTTTGCTGTTCCAATTATCACGCCACAAAAAGACTGGCACTCATGAAAACAGTTTTTGCTAAACTGATGCATCATTACCCCACTCACTCTCTATTTACTTGTGCAATGCCTTTAGAATTGCAactcaaaaaagaaaagcttaggGGGATGGTCAAGGTTCAGTTATTTTGGCAACCCACTACTGAGAGACCCTGAAGCAAATACAATTTGTCTTGATTTCACACTGATGCTCTGATCAGGTGTTTTGAGGGTATCACTTTCTCAGTCTCACAGGTGGGTAAGGTTATTCTACAAGTGTTAGAACTGTAACAGTATCCAAGCACCAAAAGCCAAGCACTAGCTCCAAAGATGTACTTTATTTAATTATAAAGCAAATTTTTTAGGcattatttctttttgtgaACATCCACTGTATGGCCAGCAGATCCTGCTTTGAGGACACAgttttttgataacaaagatTTACCACTAGACAACAAAAATACAGATGCACAGAACAAGTGCTGCTTAGACACCAAAGAGCAAATGGTCTAAACTGCAACCAGTTCAAACAAATGATATGACCAAAAATACAAGTacagctccagcccagccagagCTGCATGCACAGAAGTCGACTCTTTTGTATCAAAACAAAGTTCGTATTGGGCTTCCtggaaaaacaacccaaaaaaatccccaaagcagAACCATATCAgaacccctcccctctccttttAATGCCACTTTTTAACTGTCCCCATTTCACATCACAGTTGTGCTGTGGTGCACTAGTACTTTATGAAAAACACAAAAATGATTGAAGGTAGTGTGACATCATACTGAATGGCTGACAGCAATCATTTCATGGATACTTCATCCCAgttcttttattccttttccaaTCGTGATCCTCACCCCAGGTGTTTGACTTTCATTGATAGGTGCATCTCATTCCACATTTGCAGATTTCCCACGTGTTTGGTATCTGAGCTCAGGGTATTTACAAGGGCTTCTGGATGTCATCTGTGCTCCCTGGGTGTGTAACAGTCCCACCACTCCAGCAGGAACAGTGACTCACATACTGTCTGCCCAACATGCAAAAATGCACAGAAGGCATATTGAGGCAGTGTAAAGGAAAGTTCCAGCATTAAAACTCCTCGTTCTGGTTTCCATGTTGTCCAATACTGATTGAGGAAAAGTGTATTTACAAGACTCATacacaaatatttgcatttggTCCTAGGCACCTAATTAGTACTGACAACctaaattaaaatggaaaattaagTTGTATTCTGGGTCCATTACAGCCTTAACTGTAACCTCTCCAATTTGAAGGTGTGATCTTCAAAAAAGGAATCCCAATACCTTCTGAAAGAGTATTTTCCTATGCACCACTCAAATCTGTGAGATTATAGGATGGAAAAGTCTTCTACATAAGCCCCTTAGTGGAGTTATCTGACAAGGGTCTCGTATCTAGATCTACAGAAACAGACAAGCAACATCCATTCTTTCCACTCTTTTGTGGTAATGAGACTCAAAATTCACTAGATATGAGTAATCAGATAACATCCTGATTGCTACGAGACCAGAATTCATTATCAAGGAGAGAAACTTCGCCCTAGCAAAGAGCACAAGCAGATTTGCATCTAAGCAGCCATCACACTCATTCCTTTCAGCCAGCATTAGAACTAGAAGTACAGCCACCAATGGCAATAAAAACTAATTAGAAGGTTTTACAACATCAGTTTAACCAAGTTTCAAAGTAGCAACTCTTAGGCACAGATTTGGCAGAATCTAGATTTACCTGAGTTTTCTGCTTGTGGAGGAGAGGTGGTGGGAAAGGACACACTCTTTTCTTACATAGAAACCTGACAACAGTCTCAAGCCAACACTCAACATCTGACAAAGTCTAGTGTAGTAATTACAAGACAACGCATTTAGAATTAGAGATATCATTTAGTAAAAAGAAACAACTGCCTTTCAAATCTgccatactgaaaaaaaaaccccaaacacatgAACCACTGTTTGTGCTTACAACCGTAATTATGGAGCTTGAGCATCAGATGGAGAGGTTTTTCCCACCATTACTGCAAAGGAGCTGCAAAAACaagttaaatggaaaaaaatcccttgcaaatatttatttaacaaacattACTTAAAACCTGTAAAGGCTTCCGGTTACTAAATGTGAAAGGGGCCCAAAAAATTTTCAGGAGTCATTGAATTAAATCCAAGTCAAAAAGCTGACTCTCCTAAcacataattaaaaaacaattttcttaaaaaaattttttttgcacatcttcctcatcaatttataaaatgcaaacaGTATGCTAGAAAAGTTTGAACGTAAGGGAATGTGCTTTGGaaacattattaaaatatgTGTTTCTATAGAATGACACTATCAAGTTTATGATACTTCTTTTCACCTGACTGGCTACACTTTGAGAATGTCCCTCCTCTCTTTCCTGGGTCCATGAGAAGCTAGGGTTAGAAAAGAAGAGCTCCCATACTGCCAACTTCACTCTGTTCCTTTACAAAAATTTCGAAGTACTGATAAATGATGGTGACAGCGAGCAGAATTCCAGTTCCAGAGCCAATTGCCCCAAGGAAGTCTGCCAGCACAGAGAGGGCACCGATACAGAGCCCACCAAAGGCAGCAGCTGTAGGGATGTACCTGTAAAACAtgaaaagagaacagaaaagggGCATTACAGTTTGCTCAGGATAGTGACCAAAAAGTCAGTGGAAGAATACTCTCTTCTCTTGTAAGGAACACACAATAAATGCCAGTACACTGggtaaggaaataaaaagctcAACCTgactggaggagaaaaaaaatgctacaCTAAGAGGAGAAGGTATTACAGTCCACCATGCAATTATGAGCAAATATGAAACTTATGGCTACTGGCTCTTCACGTCATCTGTAGATGACTGAAATCCAAAGTTTCAATAACATTTCTATAACACAAAGGGTACATTGGTCCTATCCTGAAATCTGAAAACCTAGAGACACCAACCCCTGCCTACTTCTGCACCTAGGAGATTTAAATAAGTACTTGTTTTAGAAGCAAGGTCTGCATGAAAACAGTACTCAAGACACAAAAAATTACAGTAAGAAAATACTTCTGGGTCAGCTTGAAGTAGTAAAGTACACTGAAATGCTTGTTATTAGCTACCTTAAGAgtatataaatgaaaaaatatattagGAAAACAAAAGGTCCAGAATTTAAGGCAAATTCTTTAAATGCAAGGCAAAAGTAAGCTGTACTGTACAAGTCTTCCACTAATGAGGTAATGTTCTATGTCTCGTGCATGTAACATCAAAGCTGAAGGAATATCTGTGTTCTAGGATCTGGAAAATGGAAGTCAAAGCAAACTTTGCCATGTATTTGCCCACAACACTTTGCATGAACAGCCAGTGAATGTGTAGCTCACCTGTTGAGTTCATGTACCATTGAAGTTTCTCTGTGGCCTCGCATTACCATTTGCTGTTCTTTCAATTGCTTGGCAACCTGTACAGAATCAAGGAATGGAGCAAGTTTAGTGTCATTTACCAAGGCCATGGAATGCAGTACTGTGGGAAAACAGAAGCAAGACATTGCAGTAAATGGTGGAGGGATTGGGCACTTCTTGTATTGTTTTGGATTGGTTTTTATATTACTCATCTGAGTTAAAAATATCCAGTATTTTAACTTCAGATAAGTTACAGTCAGAGGCACTCCTCTACCTGTCAATTACACAAAGCTTTTTGGATAATTCTAGTCCtactgagaaaaggaaaatttggaTACTGGTAGGCTCTCATACACATAATTCAATCTGTGTTTTGCCATCTACCCTTCTCCTGATGAGGGTCAAGTAGATGCTGCAGAACCATTCCTTGAAATGTCCATTCTGTTTCAGTTTCCTGCATTCAGTTGAGTCAACTATTTATTTGTGCAGCCACACTAGAAACTACACTTAGAATCCCTTCTTGGAGCATTACTCTTAAACTGGATTTCTGCAGTTGCACAGGCCTACAGCAGAACCCTGCAAACACTTTACTAACAGCTGTGGGTAACAAACTCTAGCAGGAGAACATGAAGGTGCTCATCACTGACTCCATGCACTGAGAAAACACACTTTCACATGATTAAGCTGCCAGTTCTCCACTACACAATGAACATTTAAGTAATGATTTATCAACTTTTATTTCTGACCTTTATTTAAAagaacttaaaataattttacttaGTATCAGGAAAAAGTATTAAAGTGTTAAAAACTGTTTGTTGGTTTACTCTGAAATAAAAACCTGACTGTACATGGCTGTGAGTGCCTCCCTGCATGCCTGACAAGCAGCAAGATGCAAGTCCAAAACAAGAGAGTGCTCACACTGCTACAGTAACTGTGCAACTACATATTTGTTAAAGAATGGATTAAACCATTCCACATGGCTGCCAAACTTTACTTCCCATCCAAAACCACACAACACAAACATACCACAATGACAGCtattttctgtcttgttttACAATTCCAATTTCAAGATGATATAGTTCCTGAATATTAAATATCCTGTAGCAAATGGAATTTTTGAGAAGCTAGGCTCAAGTACATTAATGCACTGCACTATATTCTCCGTTATCAGTGCTCTCAACTTAAAAATAACAACCTCTAGTTAATTTTCCCACAAAGGAAGCTCAGAACTCTCTATGTCAGGAATGGCTGTCTGAGCTTTACCTGCAAGATTTTCAGTGGTAACTGCCTTGCACACAGTGTCACGTGGAACTGAAAGAGTTTCTACCTCTCCTGTTATCTTTCCTGCTCTCACACTCATCAGATGTTCTGTCCCCTAAGTTCCTTGATTCCAATGAAAGCAATTATTTaagttttgatatttttttgaaaaagcagtaaaagaaaacagaggaaaaaatgacCCCCATTCTGTCTCAATCTTTCCCAATAGCAGAAAAGACACAGTCCCTCTTTACACAAACAATGAATATTACCAACAACATTACCAGCAGAACAGCTTTTCCAGAAGGAAGTCAGTCTTATTCTTACAACAACCCATCTGTTTTCATCAAATAAGCTTACATAATTTGTCATTTTAAACTTACATCTTTGGCAGAGGAGCCAGAGACTTCAATCCATGTCTTAGAGAAGAAAGCACAGGAGCCCAACATAAATACAATATAAACAACTGCATGTACAGGGTCTTCCAACACTGAGGAAAAGGACTCTGGAGGTGACAGATAATAACAGAGTCCACCAACTGGATAAGCACGAGCAGGGCCTCCAGATGATGTGTCCTGGAAGGAGGAAGCAAGCAGTCAGTCACCAACCCTCTCGCTATTTCTTGCCCATTAATCCAAGTCTTAGACAAGTTTGTATCACCTTTGTGTCACTTTGCATCATTACTactgcagcagcacacacatTTACATTCCTCACAGCAGGTCTCATATGCTACCATTAATTCAAACAAATTACTAATTTAGGAGTTTCAGTGTGCATGACCACTTATAAAAGTATCCTAAAAATCAGAGACTATCTCTTCAACCCCACATTTCAATGGTGCCCTTGTAAAGATGTATGCAAGATGAGAAGGAATACTCACAGACCAGGTGCCCAGCAGGCTGACCAGTAAGTTGCCACTGAAGCGGGCAGAAAGCATCTGGGAGATGACATACAAGTTTGACACCAGGGCAGACTGGAGAATAATGGGAATGTTGGAAGTATAGAACAACTTGATAGGGTAGGTGTTGTACTGGCCTCGGTAGCGAGCAGATTTAATAGGAAGATCCACTCTGAAGCCCTGAAAAGTTTTCAAGAGAAAGTCCCCCATTACATCTGAACATGAACCCATACTAGAGATCATAAATTGCAAGTGCAAGGCCTTGGCAGCAACAGAAGAAACCTGCAATCATTCTGTGCAACTACAAATACTCTGCCCAGAGGGCTCCTCATGAGAGCCTTTCTGCAAAGGGTCTGCAAGCCTGCAGGGCTgtctaaacacacacacacacacacacgtgaaGGTATGAAAGACTTAGACATCAGAAGAAATCTGAAGCTTCAAGGAGACTGAACAAAGCATCCAGTAACAGAAACATTAAAACTTCCTATATTCTTCAGAAACAAACAGTATGAGATGCACAGGTCTAAAGACTTGAAAGTATTTCCCAGTAAAAAGCAATAGCATTTGGGTTAGACAATATCACATGCACACATACATCTGGaacatttttgtttggttttttgtttcttttttcagagaCTAAAGTAAGTCTCAAGTCTTCTGTGTGACTACAGTAAGCGTGGAAACTGATTAAGAGAAGGCAGTGTATAATGAACGTCCAGATGCTGCAGGTACAAAAATGAGTCTTGTGAATATATCACTTCCTGTAGAAGGAAGCAGATTTCAGATCTACTTCCATATAGTTTTACAACCCTCATTATTCCAACTGACCTGGAAATAAATGACAATTGCAAAGACAAAGATGGTGGCGATCAGATTCATGAGGTTGGGAAGATTCTGACGGTAAAAGGCCTCACGAAGAGCTCGGACTTTGTCTGTGCGAGTAGCCAGAAGATGGAACAGAGCAATGATGGCTCCCTCAAATTCCATGccttggaaaggaaaagaaaatacaggttAGGTGAGTTGTGAGTATCTCCAAGCTTCAGTGCTTTGTCCCATTAAGCATACTTCTGAACCACAGGATTCAGAATGGGAGTTCTCTGAGTCTTCTGCATCTTGAGCATGCTCTCAGGCTTTTACACTGTCACCCTTCCTATCAGCTATGTTATtgccaagattttttttaaaatcccctTGTAGTGGCCTAGAAACTAAATCATAACCCAACATCGGATAATTTTATTGGTCTCTAGAAACACTGACAAGCATCaagttctttcttccctcctcctgatCAAAAAACTTACAGGGAAGCATCAGGCTTTTTAGTGTCAGTCATGGTGAGACACAAGTTACTgtttggattacagaaaatggCATAAcctcacttctgctttctaCTGTGGCAAACAAGATCACCTCCAGTGGAGTTTGGAGAATAAGATCTTTAGGGCAAAGTGTAAAAAAGGCAAGGAGCAGAAAGAAACAGCTAATATTTGGTCAGTAAGTTGGGCAGCAACCATAATACAATGGCAGTCTACCACTGCTGACTTTTAATGAAGGCACTGTAAGAAATTCAAGTTCAGTAAATATCTTGTGAGATACTATAAATTGAGAAAAAATGTCTTTGTGCTTGCACTTTGCACAGCAGCACTTGCTGCATTAGCAAGAGTCATTCCACAGCCAAGACAGTAGTAACAGCATTTGGCATTAAGagtgcaaaaacaaacaaacaaaaaaaaaagatgttgcaTTTTTGTACAAACTATtggtgaagaaaaaagaaaacagactgTGCCACATTACCTCGCCCTGTGTTCACTGTGGTGGGACTGAATGCTTTCCACACAATAGTCTCACAGATATTGGTAGCAATGAAGAGAGAGATGCCAGAACCAAGACCATATCCTTTCTGGAGCAGCTCATCCAAGAGCAGAACTATCAAACCAGCAACAAAAAGCTAcagtagaaaaagaaatacagcgTTAGTTCCATGTCTTTTccattttgttaaaaaaaatgtgtattaAAAGATTAGACTATATATGAAGAAGCAGGTATACTTgggccttttttctctgcatgtGGGACAGCCTGTCCATAAGGCTGATTTTTTGACCCTTTCAGGGGAAGAGTAAATAGAGAAGACTAGAAATTACCTGGATTGTGATAAGCAAGCAGATACCAGCACCCATCTCAGATGGGTCTCCGTACATTCCAGTCATTACATACACAATAGACTGTCCAATGGTAATGATCATTCCAAACACtacagaataaaaagaaaaaagtatgtaTTTGTCCTAGGTATTTATATCAGTGGGCAATTAGAGAAATAGAAATCACTTCTTTGTAAAGAATCTTGGTTTCAGCTAagatggagttaattttctttgcagtagctggtacagtgctgtggtttgggttttccaTGAGAATAATGCTGGTAACAGGttgatgttttagttgttgctcAGGAGTGCTTACCCCAAGTAAAGGACTTCTCAGTGTCCCATGCTCTGCCAGCcagcaggtgcacaagaagctgggagagaacatggccaggacagctggccCTAAGTAGCTATCCTAacagggatattccataccatggAATGTCAGGCTCAGCACATAAACTGGGGGGGTTGGCCAGGAGGGGCTGATCACTGCTCAGGAACTGGCTGGGCATCGGCCAGCAGGTGGTGAGCACTGTATCGTGCATCACTTGTTTCCctgaggttttatttctctctctccttcttgttacagttgttattattatattttactttctaTCAGTTATTGAACtgtttttatctcaacccacaagttttcctattttttttctgattctcctctccttcccacaggagggAGAGTGAGCAAGTGTCCCATGTGACACTGAGTTGCCAgatggggttaaaccacaacacttgGGAAGGAATACATAACTCAGGGGATGTTTAAATTCAAGAGCAAGTTAACTGCTGTCTGAAATCTGGTACTGAAAATAGAACTACACACAGATAGTTCAGAAACAAATGCACTTAGAAGCAGGTGGATTTGGTTACCAA from Aphelocoma coerulescens isolate FSJ_1873_10779 chromosome 12, UR_Acoe_1.0, whole genome shotgun sequence carries:
- the SEC61A1 gene encoding protein transport protein Sec61 subunit alpha, with product MGIKFLEVIKPFCVILPEIQKPERKIQFKEKVLWTAITLFIFLVCCQIPLFGIMSSDSADPFYWMRVILASNRGTLMELGISPIVTSGLIMQLLAGAKIIEVGDTPKDRALFNGAQKLFGMIITIGQSIVYVMTGMYGDPSEMGAGICLLITIQLFVAGLIVLLLDELLQKGYGLGSGISLFIATNICETIVWKAFSPTTVNTGRGMEFEGAIIALFHLLATRTDKVRALREAFYRQNLPNLMNLIATIFVFAIVIYFQGFRVDLPIKSARYRGQYNTYPIKLFYTSNIPIILQSALVSNLYVISQMLSARFSGNLLVSLLGTWSDTSSGGPARAYPVGGLCYYLSPPESFSSVLEDPVHAVVYIVFMLGSCAFFSKTWIEVSGSSAKDVAKQLKEQQMVMRGHRETSMVHELNRYIPTAAAFGGLCIGALSVLADFLGAIGSGTGILLAVTIIYQYFEIFVKEQSEVGSMGALLF